In Nicotiana tabacum cultivar K326 chromosome 2, ASM71507v2, whole genome shotgun sequence, the following proteins share a genomic window:
- the LOC107782690 gene encoding uncharacterized protein LOC107782690 isoform X4, which translates to MPLNRYQIRNEYSLADPELYKAADKDDPEALLEGVAMAGLVGVLRQLGDLAEFAAEIFHDLHEEVMATAARGHSLTVRVQQLEAEFPLIEREFLSQTNHSSFFYNAGTDWHPNPRIGQNMVTSGDLPRFVMDSYEECRGPPRLFLLDKFDVAGAGACLKRYTDPSSFKVETSSYSFTTSDVQREKKTRKSKKRGSRWRNGETPEVLPTSHAKLHQLFLEERIENGINVPAHRVKLKRKLNGFPFDPKTGKSYMNKFLEATSPEHRVVHEIGIDSSPLRLTSTDAYETSMDTEDIRPPSPDKEVMRRNKSASSSPSPPQSEESNALKPCLDEVVEDLYHDQIRAISRPNDTLQSTDLLPSTHSMVDEKEIAMDGESRTEGSVGYESDDVASEIDNYVDALTTMESELETDSEQRAKKDLHFLNSKNQVLLLSSSSEKLQTQSSDSHSMGNSTLSDDGNSYSKKEISSFSCSDSPSTSVESVLLESEISSKEAKTSDISYDRQSVNEETQLPQPPEHGDYDKRCIMVAREHSGSCDSVAGMRAETSEKFVAHGKSENPLTSIAEDAADLHASPPRAPIIFNAPERNGDNSPSRASIEDKLADDSMDGNLNVGENVSCASNPSDVPRRASGILPWSKSPKVQRKSKLDNDADLHVSPPCAPVIFNAPEQNEDDSPSRVSIEDKLAHDSVDGNLSVGENVFRASNPSDVPRRATGKLPWSKSPKIQHESKLDNDDMNLLHNLDREDPLLGEDLTCLYNLSDGPSKEGDTSPSSSSLAVNHPNHLNGLGNENSNGISEGSVQKLDILGAPDKECGKHSWYTMSHDKTAEDTYMKKPHNLTTTEIEDGDADGEHEETCGAFSDAVTSEPGDISKNCGVDGLDFFDALNPQIPEIANDIQPLESGKVEISCSKQENYDEVSSMTKFEEKDSIVPSELLYASASTGSITSQHLESLIKEAILSDETEHKIDKSDVTDETASLAALAYKEDIDDLHSSLDQKRFSEESVCLIGHSSQNDLETDLPDGLVESKFEIQIADSPDSNSFVHDASNYHHPESEVLDTLSDNKLSFDAENILESNTASSQSPLSLDTEQVSSQGKNVVDSTEDASSLQTISLEEGKDELKDDQLNEELLDNDVLSPLMEQMQPSSHVDRASDASSLSLLPNLPSQDAEPDVIAHSSNQDPQPLLTDNCAEERAESAIHEHDKMEVLDNGESKSEPLALLAQPQQVDSFDLEQSAESSSIASPTFSPRQPSFPELLSQSNQDSLTSFPIHHSDKKEDEIPCKEPDEEKLIDEGATKEELLPQFEEARLSNHADIVGAVSASSIPFMANVPCQTSVSNPLPLSSHNVNPFEHGNTMISTSPGFVLLPGEPQIDLAEMPPLPPLPPIQWRMGKLHSSPDLDEELTQHHIGANSSSLPPRTDQNDQPVNRNMALSAVATESTALSCGNSSRFIDPGDKHSINPHFPLPGQYHEVQQSSLHAMRGGETQPVNSISDVTSLDKPSTDALGSSEELIQPLSRVAPEFLSDEQGYDHLEQHMPVTDGIKPKAAPINTGLTDASESLCHEPSQPQFQPQSQHHPLHQLAPETSLNRSNLEETPTRLEKNVVAHGTIIPSYTENAKPDHSIPTTEAEIIWPAVEEGNANGIRMVKLQRPRTPLIDDLAVHDKSKLRKVTERVRPEIQKDDERDSLLEQIRKKSFNLKPTVATRPSIQGPQTNLRVAAILEKAKTIRQAFAGSDEEDDEDSWSDS; encoded by the exons ATGCCGTTGAATAGGTATCAGATAAGGAACGAGTACAGCTTGGCTGATCCAGAGCTGTATAAAGCTGCTGATAAAGATGATCCAGAAGCTCTACTTGAAGGCGTTGCTATGGCTGGCCTTGTCGGTGTTTTACGCCAGCTCGGTGACCTCGCCGA GTTTGCTGCTGAGATATTCCATGACTTACATGAAGAAGTGATGGCAACTGCTGCTAGGGGCCACAGTTTGACAGTCAGGGTCCAGCAGCTTGAAGCAGAATTTCCTTTGATTGAGAGGGAATTCCTCTCACAGACCAATCACTCTTCCTTCTTCTATAATGCTG GTACTGATTGGCATCCTAATCCGCGAATCGGCCAAAATATGGTTACAAGTGGAGATTTGCCTCGATTTGTGATGGACTCGTATGAAGAATGCAGAGGTCCACCTCGCTTATTCCTTCTAGACAA GTTTGATGTTGCTGGAGCTGGAGCATGTCTGAAACGTTATACTGACCCTTCATCTTTTAAAGTGGAGACATCCTCTTATTCATTCACAACTTCAGATGTTCAGAGGGAAAAGAAAACTCGCAAGTCAAAG AAGAGAGGCTCGCGCTGGAGGAATGGGGAGACACCTGAGGTGTTGCCTACATCACATGCCAA ACTCCATCAGCTTTTCTTGGAGGAACGCATTGAAAATGGTATAAATGTTCCTGCACATCGCGTGAAACTGAAAAGAAAGCTGAATGGATTTCCATTTGACCCGAAAACTGGAAAGAGCTATATGAACAAGTTCTTGGAGGCTACTTCGCCAGAGCATAGAGTAGTCCATGAAATTGGTATCGATTCATCACCTTTGAGATTGACATCAACTGATGCTTATGAAACTTCGATGGACACTGAAGATATTAGACCACCGAGTCCTGATAAAGAGGTGATGCGGAGGAACAAGAGTGCATCTTCATCTCCTTCTCCACCACAAAGTGAAGAGAGCAATGCTCTAAAGCCATGCTTAGATGAAGTCGTTGAGGATCTCTACCACGATCAAATTCGAGCAATTTCCAGACCAAACGATACTTTGCAATCAACTGATTTATTGCCATCTACTCATAGCATGGTTGATGAAAAGGAAATAGCAATGGATGGAGAAAGCCGAACAGAAGGAAGTGTTGGTTATGAGTCTGATGATGTTGCAAGTGAAATAGATAATTATGTAGATGCCCTAACCACAATGGAGTCAGAATTAGAAACAGACTCCGAGCAGAGAGCCAAAAAGGATTTGCACTTCTTGAACAGCAAAAATCAAGTGTTACTTCTGTCTTCTAGCAGTGAGAAGCTTCAAACTCAATCTTCAGATTCTCACTCAATGGGGAACTCTACATTATCTGATGATGGGAATAGTTATTCTAAGAAGGAAATATCTAGTTTTTCTTGTTCTGATTCCCCTAGCACTTCTGTTGAAAGTGTCCTTTTGGAGAGCGAAATTTCTAGTAAGGAAGCAAAGACATCTGACATTTCATATGATCGGCAATCTGTTAATGAGGAGACTCAATTGCCCCAGCCTCCAGAACATGGTGATTATGATAAAAGATGCATTATGGTAGCTAGGGAACACAGTGGCAGTTGCGACTCTG TTGCAGGGATGAGAGCTGAAACAAGTGAAAAGTTTGTCGCCCATGGCAAGAGTGAAAATCCTTTAACTAGCATTGCAGAAGATGCAGCAGATTTGCATGCCAGTCCACCCCGTGCTCCTATTATCTTTAATGCGCCAGAACGGAATGGAGATAATTCACCATCTAGAGCATCCATTGAAGACAAGCTAGCAGATGATTCAATGGATGGAAATTTGAATGTAGGTGAGAATGTGTCTTGTGCATCAAATCCTTCTGATGTTCCTCGCCGCGCCAGCGGTATCTTGCCGTGGTCAAAATCTCCTAAAGTCCAGCGCAAAAGCAAGTTAGATAATGATGCAGATTTGCATGTCAGTCCACCCTGTGCTCCTGTTATCTTCAATGCACCAGAACAGAACGAAGATGATTCACCATCTAGAGTATCCATTGAAGACAAGCTAGCACATGATTCGGTTGATGGAAATTTGAGTGTAGGTGAGAATGTGTTTCGTGCATCAAATCCTTCTGATGTTCCTCGCCGCGCCACCGGTAAGTTGCCATGGTCAAAATCTCCTAAAATCCAGCATGAAAGCAAGTTAGATAATGATGATATGAATCTG TTGCACAATTTGGACCGTGAGGATCCATTATTGGGTGAAGATTTAACCTGCTTATATAATCTTTCTGACGGTCCATCAAAAGAAGGTGACACCTCACCTTCATCTTCATCATTGGCTGTAAACCATCCAAATCATCTAAATGGTTTAGGCAATGAGAATTCAAATGGTATTTCTGAGGGTTCAGTTCAAAAGCTGGATATATTGGGTGCTCCTGACAAAGAATGTGGCAAACACTCATGGTATACCATGTCTCATGATAAAACTGCTGAAGATACATACATGAAAAAGCCACATAACCTGACCACCACAGAGATTGAAGATGGTGATGCAGATGGAGAGCATGAAGAGACGTGTGGGGCATTCAGTGATGCAGTTACGTCTGAGCCGGGAGACATCAGTAAGAACTGTGGAGTAGATGGCCTCGATTTTTTTGATGCGCTCAACCCTCAGATTCCAGAAATTGCAAATGATATTCAGCCACTTGAATCTGGAAAAGTGGAGATTTCATGTTCTAAGCAGGAAAATTATGACGAAGTTTCAAGTATGACGAAATTTGAGGAAAAAGATAGTATTGTCCCCAGTGAGCTTTTGTATGCAAGTGCATCTACTGGTTCAATTACCTCTCAACATCTCGAATCATTGATCAAAGAAGCAATACTCTCAGATGAGACAGAACATAAGATAGATAAATCTGATGTCACAGATGAGACTGCTTCTCTTGCTGCATTGGcgtataaagaagatattgatgATCTACACTCATCTTTAGATCAGAAAAGGTTTTCAGAAGAATCTGTTTGCTTAATTGGACATTCCAGCCAGAATGACTTGGAAACTGATCTACCTGATGGCCTTGTAGAATCAAAGTTCGAGATACAGATAGCTGATTCCCCAGATTCTAATTCCTTCGTGCATGATGCATCCAACTATCATCATCCCGAGTCGGAGGTTCTTGACACTCTTTCGGACAACAAACTTTCTTTTGATGCTGAAAACATTTTGGAATCAAACACTGCTTCCAGTCAGTCACCATTAAGCTTGGATACTGAACAAGTATCCTCCCAAGGGAAGAATGTTGTTGATTCCACTGAAGATGCTTCATCATTGCAAACTATTTCTCTTGAAGAAGGAAAGGATGAATTAAAAGATGATCAACTCAATGAGGAATTACTGGACAATGATGTATTATCACCTCTCATGGAGCAGATGCAGCCTTCAAGTCATGTTGACCGAGCATCAGATGCTTCTTCCCTATCTTTGTTGCCAAACCTTCCAAGTCAAGATGCAGAGCCAGATGTTATAGCCCACAGCAGCAATCAAGATCCTCAACCCTTGCTAACTGATAACTGTGCAGAAGAGAGGGCTGAGTCAGCAATCCACGAGCATGATAAAATGGAGGTGCTGGATAATGGTGAGTCGAAGTCAGAGCCATTAGCTCTGTTAGCCCAGCCACAACAGGTGGATTCATTTGACCTTGAACAATCTGCTGAATCTTCTTCAATTGCTTCACCAACATTTAGTCCCCGTCAACCTTCATTTCCAGAGCTTTTATCACAGAGCAATCAAGACAGTTTGACATCTTTTCCAATCCACCACTCTGACAAAAAAGAGGACGAGATACCATGTAAAGAACCAGACGAAGAGAAATTGATAGATGAAGGTGCTACTAAAGAGGAGCTGTTACCTCAGTTTGAAGAGGCACGCCTCTCCAATCATGCTGATATAGTTGGAGCCGTCAGTGCTTCTTCTATACCATTTATGGCAAATGTTCCTTGTCAAACTTCAGTTTCAAATCCCTTACCTCTTAGCAGCCATAATGTCAATCCTTTTGAACACGGGAATACAATGATTTCTACCTCTCCTGGCTTTGTCCTGCTTCCTGGTGAACCCCAGATTGATCTGGCGGAAATGCCCCCATTGCCTCCTCTTCCTCCAATTCAATGGAGGATGGGAAAATTACATTCTTCCCCTGATTTGGATGAGGAGCTAACACAGCATCATATAGGCGCCAATTCATCAAGTCTGCCACCTAGGACTGATCAGAATGATCAACCTGTCAATCGAAACATGGCACTGTCAGCTGTAGCTACAGAGAGTACAGCTCTCAGTTGTGGAAACAGTAGTAGGTTTATTGATCCAGGTGATAAACACTCCATAAACCCTCACTTCCCATTGCCAGGTCAATATCATGAGGTGCAGCAGTCTAGTTTGCATGCCATGAGAGGAGGGGAAACACAGCCTGTTAATTCTATCTCAGATGTAACTTCTCTGGATAAACCTTCTACCGATGCTTTGGGTTCAAGTGAAGAACTTATCCAACCACTGAGTAGAGTTGCTCCAGAATTTCTTTCAGACGAACAAGGCTATGATCATTTGGAACAACATATGCCAGTAACTGATGGAATAAAACCAAAAGCAGCTCCTATAAATACAGGGCTTACAGATGCTTCTGAGTCATTATGCCATGAACCATCTCAGCCCCAGTTCCAGCCCCAGTCCCAGCATCATCCCCTCCATCAGTTAGCACCAGAGACTAGCTTAAACAGATCCAATCTTGAAGAGACCCCCACAAGATTGGAGAAAAATGTGGTGGCTCACGGCACCATTATTCCATCATATACAGAAAATGCAAAGCCTGATCACAGTATTCCAACTACAGAGGCGGAAATTATTTGGCCAGCTGTCGAGGAAGGAAACGCTAATGGGATCCGCATGGTGAAACTACAAAGACCACGGACTCCATTAATTGACGATCTTGCTGTGCATGACAAAAGCAAA TTGAGAAAGGTGACAGAGCGGGTTAGGCCTGAAATACAGAAGGATGATGAAAGAGATTCTCTCTTGgaacaaataaggaaaaag TCATTCAATTTGAAACCTACAGTTGCAACAAGACCTAGTATTCAGGGTCCTCAAACTAATCTGAGAGTTGCTGCCATTTTGGAGAAAGCAAAAACAATTCGCCAG GCCTTTGCTGGAagtgatgaagaagatgatgaggatTCTTGGAGTGATTCATGA
- the LOC107782690 gene encoding uncharacterized protein LOC107782690 isoform X2, translated as MPLNRYQIRNEYSLADPELYKAADKDDPEALLEGVAMAGLVGVLRQLGDLAEFAAEIFHDLHEEVMATAARGHSLTVRVQQLEAEFPLIEREFLSQTNHSSFFYNAGTDWHPNPRIGQNMVTSGDLPRFVMDSYEECRGPPRLFLLDKFDVAGAGACLKRYTDPSSFKVETSSYSFTTSDVQREKKTRKSKKRGSRWRNGETPEVLPTSHAKLHQLFLEERIENGINVPAHRVKLKRKLNGFPFDPKTGKSYMNKFLEATSPEHRVVHEIGIDSSPLRLTSTDAYETSMDTEDIRPPSPDKEVMRRNKSASSSPSPPQSEESNALKPCLDEVVEDLYHDQIRAISRPNDTLQSTDLLPSTHSMVDEKEIAMDGESRTEGSVGYESDDVASEIDNYVDALTTMESELETDSEQRAKKDLHFLNSKNQVLLLSSSSEKLQTQSSDSHSMGNSTLSDDGNSYSKKEISSFSCSDSPSTSVESVLLESEISSKEAKTSDISYDRQSVNEETQLPQPPEHGDYDKRCIMVAREHSGSCDSGMRAETSEKFVAHGKSENPLTSIAEDAADLHASPPRAPIIFNAPERNGDNSPSRASIEDKLADDSMDGNLNVGENVSCASNPSDVPRRASGILPWSKSPKVQRKSKLDNDADLHVSPPCAPVIFNAPEQNEDDSPSRVSIEDKLAHDSVDGNLSVGENVFRASNPSDVPRRATGKLPWSKSPKIQHESKLDNDDMNLVSNLPFTSELLNVPSQDRHKLLSSDNQQLHNLDREDPLLGEDLTCLYNLSDGPSKEGDTSPSSSSLAVNHPNHLNGLGNENSNGISEGSVQKLDILGAPDKECGKHSWYTMSHDKTAEDTYMKKPHNLTTTEIEDGDADGEHEETCGAFSDAVTSEPGDISKNCGVDGLDFFDALNPQIPEIANDIQPLESGKVEISCSKQENYDEVSSMTKFEEKDSIVPSELLYASASTGSITSQHLESLIKEAILSDETEHKIDKSDVTDETASLAALAYKEDIDDLHSSLDQKRFSEESVCLIGHSSQNDLETDLPDGLVESKFEIQIADSPDSNSFVHDASNYHHPESEVLDTLSDNKLSFDAENILESNTASSQSPLSLDTEQVSSQGKNVVDSTEDASSLQTISLEEGKDELKDDQLNEELLDNDVLSPLMEQMQPSSHVDRASDASSLSLLPNLPSQDAEPDVIAHSSNQDPQPLLTDNCAEERAESAIHEHDKMEVLDNGESKSEPLALLAQPQQVDSFDLEQSAESSSIASPTFSPRQPSFPELLSQSNQDSLTSFPIHHSDKKEDEIPCKEPDEEKLIDEGATKEELLPQFEEARLSNHADIVGAVSASSIPFMANVPCQTSVSNPLPLSSHNVNPFEHGNTMISTSPGFVLLPGEPQIDLAEMPPLPPLPPIQWRMGKLHSSPDLDEELTQHHIGANSSSLPPRTDQNDQPVNRNMALSAVATESTALSCGNSSRFIDPGDKHSINPHFPLPGQYHEVQQSSLHAMRGGETQPVNSISDVTSLDKPSTDALGSSEELIQPLSRVAPEFLSDEQGYDHLEQHMPVTDGIKPKAAPINTGLTDASESLCHEPSQPQFQPQSQHHPLHQLAPETSLNRSNLEETPTRLEKNVVAHGTIIPSYTENAKPDHSIPTTEAEIIWPAVEEGNANGIRMVKLQRPRTPLIDDLAVHDKSKLRKVTERVRPEIQKDDERDSLLEQIRKKSFNLKPTVATRPSIQGPQTNLRVAAILEKAKTIRQAFAGSDEEDDEDSWSDS; from the exons ATGCCGTTGAATAGGTATCAGATAAGGAACGAGTACAGCTTGGCTGATCCAGAGCTGTATAAAGCTGCTGATAAAGATGATCCAGAAGCTCTACTTGAAGGCGTTGCTATGGCTGGCCTTGTCGGTGTTTTACGCCAGCTCGGTGACCTCGCCGA GTTTGCTGCTGAGATATTCCATGACTTACATGAAGAAGTGATGGCAACTGCTGCTAGGGGCCACAGTTTGACAGTCAGGGTCCAGCAGCTTGAAGCAGAATTTCCTTTGATTGAGAGGGAATTCCTCTCACAGACCAATCACTCTTCCTTCTTCTATAATGCTG GTACTGATTGGCATCCTAATCCGCGAATCGGCCAAAATATGGTTACAAGTGGAGATTTGCCTCGATTTGTGATGGACTCGTATGAAGAATGCAGAGGTCCACCTCGCTTATTCCTTCTAGACAA GTTTGATGTTGCTGGAGCTGGAGCATGTCTGAAACGTTATACTGACCCTTCATCTTTTAAAGTGGAGACATCCTCTTATTCATTCACAACTTCAGATGTTCAGAGGGAAAAGAAAACTCGCAAGTCAAAG AAGAGAGGCTCGCGCTGGAGGAATGGGGAGACACCTGAGGTGTTGCCTACATCACATGCCAA ACTCCATCAGCTTTTCTTGGAGGAACGCATTGAAAATGGTATAAATGTTCCTGCACATCGCGTGAAACTGAAAAGAAAGCTGAATGGATTTCCATTTGACCCGAAAACTGGAAAGAGCTATATGAACAAGTTCTTGGAGGCTACTTCGCCAGAGCATAGAGTAGTCCATGAAATTGGTATCGATTCATCACCTTTGAGATTGACATCAACTGATGCTTATGAAACTTCGATGGACACTGAAGATATTAGACCACCGAGTCCTGATAAAGAGGTGATGCGGAGGAACAAGAGTGCATCTTCATCTCCTTCTCCACCACAAAGTGAAGAGAGCAATGCTCTAAAGCCATGCTTAGATGAAGTCGTTGAGGATCTCTACCACGATCAAATTCGAGCAATTTCCAGACCAAACGATACTTTGCAATCAACTGATTTATTGCCATCTACTCATAGCATGGTTGATGAAAAGGAAATAGCAATGGATGGAGAAAGCCGAACAGAAGGAAGTGTTGGTTATGAGTCTGATGATGTTGCAAGTGAAATAGATAATTATGTAGATGCCCTAACCACAATGGAGTCAGAATTAGAAACAGACTCCGAGCAGAGAGCCAAAAAGGATTTGCACTTCTTGAACAGCAAAAATCAAGTGTTACTTCTGTCTTCTAGCAGTGAGAAGCTTCAAACTCAATCTTCAGATTCTCACTCAATGGGGAACTCTACATTATCTGATGATGGGAATAGTTATTCTAAGAAGGAAATATCTAGTTTTTCTTGTTCTGATTCCCCTAGCACTTCTGTTGAAAGTGTCCTTTTGGAGAGCGAAATTTCTAGTAAGGAAGCAAAGACATCTGACATTTCATATGATCGGCAATCTGTTAATGAGGAGACTCAATTGCCCCAGCCTCCAGAACATGGTGATTATGATAAAAGATGCATTATGGTAGCTAGGGAACACAGTGGCAGTTGCGACTCTG GGATGAGAGCTGAAACAAGTGAAAAGTTTGTCGCCCATGGCAAGAGTGAAAATCCTTTAACTAGCATTGCAGAAGATGCAGCAGATTTGCATGCCAGTCCACCCCGTGCTCCTATTATCTTTAATGCGCCAGAACGGAATGGAGATAATTCACCATCTAGAGCATCCATTGAAGACAAGCTAGCAGATGATTCAATGGATGGAAATTTGAATGTAGGTGAGAATGTGTCTTGTGCATCAAATCCTTCTGATGTTCCTCGCCGCGCCAGCGGTATCTTGCCGTGGTCAAAATCTCCTAAAGTCCAGCGCAAAAGCAAGTTAGATAATGATGCAGATTTGCATGTCAGTCCACCCTGTGCTCCTGTTATCTTCAATGCACCAGAACAGAACGAAGATGATTCACCATCTAGAGTATCCATTGAAGACAAGCTAGCACATGATTCGGTTGATGGAAATTTGAGTGTAGGTGAGAATGTGTTTCGTGCATCAAATCCTTCTGATGTTCCTCGCCGCGCCACCGGTAAGTTGCCATGGTCAAAATCTCCTAAAATCCAGCATGAAAGCAAGTTAGATAATGATGATATGAATCTGGTTAGTAATCTTCCCTTTACTTCTGAGCTCCTAAATGTTCCTTCTCAAGACAGGCATAAATTGTTGTCTTCTGATAATCAGCAGTTGCACAATTTGGACCGTGAGGATCCATTATTGGGTGAAGATTTAACCTGCTTATATAATCTTTCTGACGGTCCATCAAAAGAAGGTGACACCTCACCTTCATCTTCATCATTGGCTGTAAACCATCCAAATCATCTAAATGGTTTAGGCAATGAGAATTCAAATGGTATTTCTGAGGGTTCAGTTCAAAAGCTGGATATATTGGGTGCTCCTGACAAAGAATGTGGCAAACACTCATGGTATACCATGTCTCATGATAAAACTGCTGAAGATACATACATGAAAAAGCCACATAACCTGACCACCACAGAGATTGAAGATGGTGATGCAGATGGAGAGCATGAAGAGACGTGTGGGGCATTCAGTGATGCAGTTACGTCTGAGCCGGGAGACATCAGTAAGAACTGTGGAGTAGATGGCCTCGATTTTTTTGATGCGCTCAACCCTCAGATTCCAGAAATTGCAAATGATATTCAGCCACTTGAATCTGGAAAAGTGGAGATTTCATGTTCTAAGCAGGAAAATTATGACGAAGTTTCAAGTATGACGAAATTTGAGGAAAAAGATAGTATTGTCCCCAGTGAGCTTTTGTATGCAAGTGCATCTACTGGTTCAATTACCTCTCAACATCTCGAATCATTGATCAAAGAAGCAATACTCTCAGATGAGACAGAACATAAGATAGATAAATCTGATGTCACAGATGAGACTGCTTCTCTTGCTGCATTGGcgtataaagaagatattgatgATCTACACTCATCTTTAGATCAGAAAAGGTTTTCAGAAGAATCTGTTTGCTTAATTGGACATTCCAGCCAGAATGACTTGGAAACTGATCTACCTGATGGCCTTGTAGAATCAAAGTTCGAGATACAGATAGCTGATTCCCCAGATTCTAATTCCTTCGTGCATGATGCATCCAACTATCATCATCCCGAGTCGGAGGTTCTTGACACTCTTTCGGACAACAAACTTTCTTTTGATGCTGAAAACATTTTGGAATCAAACACTGCTTCCAGTCAGTCACCATTAAGCTTGGATACTGAACAAGTATCCTCCCAAGGGAAGAATGTTGTTGATTCCACTGAAGATGCTTCATCATTGCAAACTATTTCTCTTGAAGAAGGAAAGGATGAATTAAAAGATGATCAACTCAATGAGGAATTACTGGACAATGATGTATTATCACCTCTCATGGAGCAGATGCAGCCTTCAAGTCATGTTGACCGAGCATCAGATGCTTCTTCCCTATCTTTGTTGCCAAACCTTCCAAGTCAAGATGCAGAGCCAGATGTTATAGCCCACAGCAGCAATCAAGATCCTCAACCCTTGCTAACTGATAACTGTGCAGAAGAGAGGGCTGAGTCAGCAATCCACGAGCATGATAAAATGGAGGTGCTGGATAATGGTGAGTCGAAGTCAGAGCCATTAGCTCTGTTAGCCCAGCCACAACAGGTGGATTCATTTGACCTTGAACAATCTGCTGAATCTTCTTCAATTGCTTCACCAACATTTAGTCCCCGTCAACCTTCATTTCCAGAGCTTTTATCACAGAGCAATCAAGACAGTTTGACATCTTTTCCAATCCACCACTCTGACAAAAAAGAGGACGAGATACCATGTAAAGAACCAGACGAAGAGAAATTGATAGATGAAGGTGCTACTAAAGAGGAGCTGTTACCTCAGTTTGAAGAGGCACGCCTCTCCAATCATGCTGATATAGTTGGAGCCGTCAGTGCTTCTTCTATACCATTTATGGCAAATGTTCCTTGTCAAACTTCAGTTTCAAATCCCTTACCTCTTAGCAGCCATAATGTCAATCCTTTTGAACACGGGAATACAATGATTTCTACCTCTCCTGGCTTTGTCCTGCTTCCTGGTGAACCCCAGATTGATCTGGCGGAAATGCCCCCATTGCCTCCTCTTCCTCCAATTCAATGGAGGATGGGAAAATTACATTCTTCCCCTGATTTGGATGAGGAGCTAACACAGCATCATATAGGCGCCAATTCATCAAGTCTGCCACCTAGGACTGATCAGAATGATCAACCTGTCAATCGAAACATGGCACTGTCAGCTGTAGCTACAGAGAGTACAGCTCTCAGTTGTGGAAACAGTAGTAGGTTTATTGATCCAGGTGATAAACACTCCATAAACCCTCACTTCCCATTGCCAGGTCAATATCATGAGGTGCAGCAGTCTAGTTTGCATGCCATGAGAGGAGGGGAAACACAGCCTGTTAATTCTATCTCAGATGTAACTTCTCTGGATAAACCTTCTACCGATGCTTTGGGTTCAAGTGAAGAACTTATCCAACCACTGAGTAGAGTTGCTCCAGAATTTCTTTCAGACGAACAAGGCTATGATCATTTGGAACAACATATGCCAGTAACTGATGGAATAAAACCAAAAGCAGCTCCTATAAATACAGGGCTTACAGATGCTTCTGAGTCATTATGCCATGAACCATCTCAGCCCCAGTTCCAGCCCCAGTCCCAGCATCATCCCCTCCATCAGTTAGCACCAGAGACTAGCTTAAACAGATCCAATCTTGAAGAGACCCCCACAAGATTGGAGAAAAATGTGGTGGCTCACGGCACCATTATTCCATCATATACAGAAAATGCAAAGCCTGATCACAGTATTCCAACTACAGAGGCGGAAATTATTTGGCCAGCTGTCGAGGAAGGAAACGCTAATGGGATCCGCATGGTGAAACTACAAAGACCACGGACTCCATTAATTGACGATCTTGCTGTGCATGACAAAAGCAAA TTGAGAAAGGTGACAGAGCGGGTTAGGCCTGAAATACAGAAGGATGATGAAAGAGATTCTCTCTTGgaacaaataaggaaaaag TCATTCAATTTGAAACCTACAGTTGCAACAAGACCTAGTATTCAGGGTCCTCAAACTAATCTGAGAGTTGCTGCCATTTTGGAGAAAGCAAAAACAATTCGCCAG GCCTTTGCTGGAagtgatgaagaagatgatgaggatTCTTGGAGTGATTCATGA